AGTGATTATAAAAATATAGAGGAGTATGACAAAAAGATAGAGTTAAATCCATTTGATTTTATCACTCTTTATATGAGAGGAAATTTGAAAAAAGATGTTTACTCTAATTATGAGGGAGCGATAGAGGATTACACTCAAGCACTTTATATAAATCCCATGTTTTTATATGCCTATAATAAGAGAGGACTTTGTAAAGTGGAGTTAGGTTACTATGAGGAAGCTATAGATGATTATTCAAAAGCAACTGCTATCAACCCTAATTTTACATATGCTCACTACAATAAATCAATTCCTAAAAATAATCTAGGGGATTATGAGGGAGCTATAGCTGATTGTGATGTTGCAATAATGCTGACACCAAATTTTAGTAGACCCTATGTGAATAGAGGGATTGCAAAAAGTGAAATTGGAGATATGGAAGGAGCGTTAAAAGATTATGAAGCTGCTCTTAATTTAAATAGATCTGCAGAGGCTTATTTAAATATTGGTGTTTTAAAAAATAATATGGGAGACTATCAGGGAGCTATAAAATCTTATAGTGACGCCATTGAATATAATTCAGAGTTCGCACTTGCCTACTACAATAGAGGAAATACAAAGATGGAGTTAGAGAATTATGAAGGAGCCATAGAGGATTATACAAGAGCTATCAACCTTAACTATAGAGATACTGATAGTTATTACAACAGAGGAAACGCAAAAAGAAAATTGAAAAATTTAGAAGGTTCTGAAGAGGACTACCAAAAAACTTTGGAGATAGATCCAAGGTATGCACGTGTTTATTATAACAGAGGACTTGTGAGAGAGGAGTTGGAAAATCTTACAGGAGCCATAGAGGACTACACTGTGTCAATAGGTTTTGATTGTAATACTTTAAACTGTTACCTTAGAAGAGCAGCTTTATTGGCAAATTTTCAAAAATATAGTGAAGTTTTAGAAGATTACAATGAAATAGTAAAGTTAGCACCTAAAAATCCAAGCTACCACTACAATAGAGGTTATTACAATAAAAAATTAAAAAATTATAGTGAAGCCATAGAGGATTACACAAAAGCTATTGAGTTAAATCCTGATTATTCAGATGCTTATTTTAATAGAGGAAATATCAATAACGAATTGGGGAATTCCAAAAAAGCTCGTTTGGATTTTGAAAAAGTTCTTCAATTTAATCCTGAGGATGAGTGGGCAAAAGAGATGGTTAAAAAATTAAAAAAAAGATATTGGTAAGATGGGGTTTAGAGGGAGAGAAGAATGATTAAAAACATTGTAGTTTTTATTTTTAGCATAATTTTTTTAAAGAGTCATCTCTATTCAAAGGAGATTAAAAATCTAATTGCCACAGAGTTTAAAAACGAGATAAAAATAGAGAGAGTTATTAAAATCTATCCATCAGAAACATTTAAAAAGTGGGAGGGGAACTATAAAGTAATACTAGTTGATAAATTGGACAAGGAGGAGTTCTCATATGTTTTTAACGAAAAGGATAGCTCAAAGGATATTCTAAAGGGGATAGAGGAAGCTAGAAATGAGAAAAATATTTTTGTAAAAAAACAGCTGAAAGTTTCAGAGAAGTTTAAGAAAAGTTTTGGAGAGAAATTTATTCAAATGTCTGATATAGAAACTATTTATGGAGATAGATCTTATGCCATAGAGTTTTATTTAGGAAAAGGTTTTTTTAAAGATAAAAGCGTAAAGTACTGTGTGGATCTATTTAAAGAAATGAGTTTAAATATTCCAGATAATTACATGGTATATCTTAATACTACTACCAATCCAGAAAAAATAAAAAAAAGTTATTATAGTTTCTCAGATGATGGAGTTTTTTATAGAGTTAATATGACATCATTTGGAAGTGGTGCAGATTTTTTTGTCTCAAGGAAAAAGTTTAATTCTCCAATGAACTCGCTCAATCCAAATCTGAAAGCTAAATTTATAAATCTAAACAACAGAATCTCTTCACAAAACTATTTTTATAAAAATACAGGGCTATTTATAGAGATTTTAATGCAGGGAGATCTCTATGAGAAGCTTGAAAAAAAACTAAAAAGTAGATTTAAAGAGTTTCAATTTATCTATGGATATCTAGATGTCATAGAGGGAGATATTGGAATAAGAGCGGTTGTTACCAATAAATTTTTAGATGAAGATGCTACAGAAATCTATGAATTTTTTTATACTATAAAAACTCAAAAGATTGACCTTGTAAAGTAAATATTGAATTACATATTTAATTAAAGAAATTTTTCATATTAATTTTACATCAATTTTGTTGGTAATAGCTTTAGGAACGATAACATTAATTATTAATATAGCCCACTTAGGAAGTATAACAGGAAATTGTTTGGCAGAGTCCATTAAAAATAATTTAACTCTATAATTTTAAAACTGTTCTATCGAGTGGAATTTAAGTTAATATGTTAGTTTCTTTAGCTGAAGTTTTAAGGATCACAATAGCTCTATAAATCCATTTAAAATTCAAATTTGGTTTTAGAAGCTGCATTGGAGTTCTTATATCAAGTATAATAATTTTTATAAATACATATAAAAAAATTATAATAGAATTTGTATCTTTTTATCAAATAGAAATTACAAAAAAGTAAAGGAGCCTCTGGGGGGAGAGGCTCCAATGGGGGGATTAAAATTATTTTACTTTTAACACTTTTTATAATATTTAGACCACAAGTTTTATAAAAAAGTTTTAAAAATTATAAATTTTTTTAAAACTTCAAAAGTGTTACTTTTTTATTTGTAGAATCAAGTTCAACTTGTCCTCCAATTGGAAGAGTTAACATAGGATGAGTATGGCAACAGTCAAATTCAGCTAGAAAAGGGAGTTTTGTATCTCCAAGAACTTCTAATAGAATTTCGTAAGGCTTCTTTCCACTGTTTTGGTCGTTGAAAAGTTCATGTTTACCTAAAATAATTCCACTGACTTTTTCAAAAACTTTATTAAGCTTTAAAAAAGAAAAACTTCGCTCTATATCAGCAGCAGTTTTTAAAGAGTCCTCAATAAAAAGAATATCTCCTTTCTTAATTTCAGGCATATATTCACTTCCCCAAATTCCATACATTGTATTTAAATTTCCACCTATTAATCGTCCTGAAACTTTTCCAGGAATAACAGTAACTAATCTGTTTTCGTAAGTAGTTTTAGAAGTATTTTGATCCTCCCAATTTATGAACTTATCAGTATATTTATCAGGAGTTTTGAATGTATAAGGTAGTTCTAAGTCAGTCATTAAAATATCTGAAAAGTATGAGAAAGTTTCTTCCACTAATGGTGAGAACTCTCCGAAACTTGCTACAAGGGCAGGACCATAAAAAGTTATGATACCTGTTTTAGCATATATGGCCAATAAAATTGCAGTTACATCAGAGTATCCTATGAATATTTTTGGATTTTTTTTAATTTCCTCAAAATTTAAATAAGGCAGGATAGAATTTGAATTGCTTCCACCAATAGTTGACATAATACACTTAATCTCTTTATCTTCAATAAGAGTATTTAGTTCATTGGCTCTTTCAGCAATGCTTCCAGATCTATAACCTTGACTTTTTCCAGAGAGATTTCCAGAAGTTAATTTAAAACCTTTACTTTCTAAAAAAAATTGAGCTCTTTTGTATCGTGTAGGTGCAAAAAAAGTAGCTGGGGCAGATGGAGAATAATATCCAATTATATCTCCTTTTTTTAATTTGAACATAGTAACCTCCTGTATCCTATTTTATTTTAAAATATTAGGTAAAATTATTTTAAACTCAACGCCATTATCTTTATTTTCAACTTTATAATTACCATTATGTCTTTTAACAACATCGGCAACAATAGATAAACCAAATCCCCAGTTATCAATTTTATGATTTTTTTCAATAAAGAAAAATGGTTCCCATATTTTTGAGATTTTATCTAAAGGAATATTTGTTCCGTTATTATATATAGAAAAAACAATCGTATTGTCATTAGAATAAAGTGAGATACGTATAATATTTTTAGTAAATTTTAAACTATTTGAAATTAAATTATCTATAGAGACTTTAATTAAATTATAATCACCAACAATCTTTATAGGGTTTGAGAAAAATTCAACATATATATTTTTCTCTGAAAAATCTAGTTGAAATTTATCAATACTAGTTTTCACTAATTCATCTAAATAAAATTCTGAAATTTCTAAATTTTTAAAATTTTCAGCTAAAAGTTGAAATTTTTTGGCTAATTGTGATATTCCAATACACTCATTAATTATCAAATCGCAATATTTTTGATCTTCTTTTTGTAGAATATCTTTAATATAATAAGTATAACCGCTAATAACAGTTATTGGTGTTTTTAATTCATGAGCTAAACTGTTATAAAAATATTTTTGAGACTCATACTTTTTATTTAAAAATTCAAAATATTCTTTTAACTCTTCAGAAACAGTAACCAATTTTTTTGAGATATTTCCAAACTCATCGTTAGAATTTATAGGTTCAATTTCTAAAAAATCTTTTTTTGAAATTTTATCTAAAGATAACTCAATATTAGATATATATTTTGCAATCTTTCTAAAATAATAAGTATAAACACT
Above is a genomic segment from Cetobacterium somerae ATCC BAA-474 containing:
- a CDS encoding tetratricopeptide repeat protein yields the protein MKSLSLGMWDSKDFFYTGGETDINKIKDVELQLGYKLPESYVNLLLERNGWSLLKNYYLVPDFDYDYEYFEGIFGVDSTKEYSLCGKFGNEFWTEEWGYPKYGVYFGSHISYGHLMLLLDYRKCGPDGEPEVALVDQESDYRITFLAKNFEEFMRNLLTEDQLEEKIDSLIRESSENIEKNIDLLKNYEIRGGLRTKIGDYQGAEEDISKAIELNPENLNYYFRRMDLREEIGDITGSLEDCKKQMESNSSYYLLRKKIDYEMKLENYEEAIEDFTTLIEKNPEDSNNYIARAICHMNLWQTPLAVNDYNKGIEKFHKDSDNRDGYFDYKGMFESDYKNIEEYDKKIELNPFDFITLYMRGNLKKDVYSNYEGAIEDYTQALYINPMFLYAYNKRGLCKVELGYYEEAIDDYSKATAINPNFTYAHYNKSIPKNNLGDYEGAIADCDVAIMLTPNFSRPYVNRGIAKSEIGDMEGALKDYEAALNLNRSAEAYLNIGVLKNNMGDYQGAIKSYSDAIEYNSEFALAYYNRGNTKMELENYEGAIEDYTRAINLNYRDTDSYYNRGNAKRKLKNLEGSEEDYQKTLEIDPRYARVYYNRGLVREELENLTGAIEDYTVSIGFDCNTLNCYLRRAALLANFQKYSEVLEDYNEIVKLAPKNPSYHYNRGYYNKKLKNYSEAIEDYTKAIELNPDYSDAYFNRGNINNELGNSKKARLDFEKVLQFNPEDEWAKEMVKKLKKRYW
- a CDS encoding S66 family peptidase encodes the protein MFKLKKGDIIGYYSPSAPATFFAPTRYKRAQFFLESKGFKLTSGNLSGKSQGYRSGSIAERANELNTLIEDKEIKCIMSTIGGSNSNSILPYLNFEEIKKNPKIFIGYSDVTAILLAIYAKTGIITFYGPALVASFGEFSPLVEETFSYFSDILMTDLELPYTFKTPDKYTDKFINWEDQNTSKTTYENRLVTVIPGKVSGRLIGGNLNTMYGIWGSEYMPEIKKGDILFIEDSLKTAADIERSFSFLKLNKVFEKVSGIILGKHELFNDQNSGKKPYEILLEVLGDTKLPFLAEFDCCHTHPMLTLPIGGQVELDSTNKKVTLLKF
- a CDS encoding sensor histidine kinase, translated to MKLKRKSFIIINLTLLISFILFFILTENFGKKYYFYKENSELNKIENSIKNGNNYNLPPDILVGNIPILKDNFEFNNQLKLSLFQKDSWKYNFWFGNDALKKLDETGTITMNFQQRNLKSSFLIRVFKKQNNFIVLCLPLSAIEENLKLMKTFSLYIFFIISIFIWSVYTYYFRKIAKYISNIELSLDKISKKDFLEIEPINSNDEFGNISKKLVTVSEELKEYFEFLNKKYESQKYFYNSLAHELKTPITVISGYTYYIKDILQKEDQKYCDLIINECIGISQLAKKFQLLAENFKNLEISEFYLDELVKTSIDKFQLDFSEKNIYVEFFSNPIKIVGDYNLIKVSIDNLISNSLKFTKNIIRISLYSNDNTIVFSIYNNGTNIPLDKISKIWEPFFFIEKNHKIDNWGFGLSIVADVVKRHNGNYKVENKDNGVEFKIILPNILK